One stretch of Musicola paradisiaca NCPPB 2511 DNA includes these proteins:
- the nadE gene encoding ammonia-dependent NAD(+) synthetase: MSLQQEIISAMGVKPVIDPAHEIRVSVDFLKNYLKANPFAKSLVLGLSGGQDSTLTGKLCQTAITELRQETGREYQFIAVRLPYGVQADEQDCQDAINFIQPDRVLTVNIKPAVDASEATLQAIGIELSDFVKGNEKARERMKAQYSIAGMNAGLVVGTDHAAEAVTGFFTKYGDGGTDINPIFRLNKRQGKALLKLLGCPSHLYTKAPTADLEDDRPALPDEAALGITYEKIDDYLEGKQLEPIEAAIIESWYRKTEHKRRPPITVFDDFWR, translated from the coding sequence ATGTCACTACAGCAAGAAATCATTAGCGCGATGGGAGTAAAACCCGTTATTGATCCGGCTCATGAGATCCGCGTGAGCGTTGATTTTTTAAAGAATTATCTGAAGGCCAATCCGTTTGCAAAAAGTCTGGTGCTGGGGCTCAGCGGCGGACAGGATTCAACGCTGACCGGGAAATTATGCCAGACGGCCATAACTGAACTCCGCCAGGAAACCGGGCGGGAATATCAATTTATCGCAGTACGTCTGCCTTATGGTGTTCAGGCGGATGAGCAGGATTGCCAGGATGCCATCAATTTCATCCAACCTGATCGCGTCTTGACCGTCAACATCAAGCCGGCGGTGGATGCCAGTGAAGCCACGTTGCAGGCCATCGGTATTGAACTTTCTGATTTTGTGAAAGGCAATGAAAAAGCCCGTGAACGAATGAAGGCCCAGTACAGCATCGCAGGAATGAACGCCGGGCTTGTCGTCGGTACCGATCACGCCGCCGAAGCAGTGACTGGTTTTTTCACCAAATATGGCGACGGCGGTACCGATATCAACCCCATTTTCCGTCTTAACAAGCGCCAGGGGAAAGCACTGCTCAAGCTGCTGGGTTGCCCGTCTCACCTCTATACCAAAGCGCCGACGGCCGATCTGGAAGACGATCGCCCTGCGCTACCGGATGAAGCCGCATTAGGCATTACCTACGAAAAAATCGACGATTACCTGGAAGGAAAACAGCTTGAGCCGATAGAGGCTGCAATTATCGAATCCTGGTATCGCAAAACTGAGCATAAGCGTCGCCCCCCCATCACCGTGTTCGATGATTTCTGGCGCTAA
- the ihfA gene encoding integration host factor subunit alpha, whose protein sequence is MALTKAEMSEYLFEKLGLSKRDAKELVELFFEEVRRALENGEQVKLSGFGNFDLRDKNQRPGRNPKTGEDIPITARRVVTFRPGQKLKSRVENASPKAS, encoded by the coding sequence ATGGCGCTTACTAAAGCTGAAATGTCAGAATACCTGTTTGAAAAGCTAGGGCTCAGCAAACGGGATGCCAAAGAGCTAGTTGAGTTGTTTTTTGAAGAAGTTCGCCGCGCGTTGGAAAATGGTGAGCAGGTCAAGCTGTCGGGTTTCGGCAATTTTGATTTGCGGGACAAAAACCAGCGACCTGGACGTAACCCGAAAACCGGCGAAGATATTCCAATCACGGCTCGCCGCGTTGTTACGTTCCGCCCGGGACAAAAATTAAAGAGCAGGGTGGAGAACGCTTCCCCCAAGGCTTCCTGA
- the pheM gene encoding pheST operon leader peptide PheM: protein MNTAIFRFFFYFSA, encoded by the coding sequence ATGAACACTGCTATTTTCCGTTTCTTTTTTTACTTTAGCGCCTGA
- the yddG gene encoding aromatic amino acid DMT transporter YddG yields the protein MTSQKATLAGLLAILLWSTSVGIIRSVTEVLGALGGAAMIYTASALCLLLSGHRPHIRARSKIYLLVGGALFVSYEICFSLAIGMAENRIQAMELGMINYLWPCLTILFSLFINHQRSRIWLWPGIALSIAGILWVLKGDGEWAPALMWRNILTNPLAYGMALVAAVVWALYCNVSRRFGDGKSSVVLFFIAVSGLLWLQYLLNHAPVLVFSPRILLELLFIGASTASAYVAWDIGIQRGNMALLATASYFTPVLTTLMASVWLQVMPTLNFWQGVIMVTVGSLLSWLATRETAK from the coding sequence ATGACATCACAGAAAGCCACCCTTGCCGGACTTCTCGCCATCCTGCTTTGGAGTACATCCGTCGGCATCATTCGCAGTGTGACCGAAGTATTGGGGGCGCTAGGGGGCGCGGCCATGATTTATACAGCCAGCGCCCTCTGTCTGTTATTGTCCGGCCATCGTCCCCATATTCGCGCGCGATCGAAGATCTACCTGCTGGTAGGCGGCGCTCTGTTTGTCAGTTACGAAATCTGTTTCTCACTGGCTATCGGCATGGCGGAAAACCGGATACAAGCCATGGAATTGGGAATGATTAACTATCTATGGCCTTGCCTGACGATACTCTTTTCGCTGTTTATCAATCATCAGCGAAGCCGAATATGGTTATGGCCCGGCATCGCGCTATCTATTGCCGGCATACTTTGGGTCCTGAAGGGCGATGGCGAATGGGCTCCCGCATTAATGTGGCGGAATATTCTCACTAATCCACTCGCTTATGGTATGGCATTGGTCGCTGCCGTTGTCTGGGCGCTGTATTGCAATGTCTCTCGCCGATTCGGCGATGGAAAAAGCAGCGTTGTGTTGTTTTTTATCGCTGTTTCCGGCCTATTGTGGCTGCAATATCTGCTTAATCACGCACCGGTATTGGTTTTCTCACCACGGATCCTGCTGGAATTGCTGTTCATTGGTGCATCGACGGCGTCAGCTTATGTGGCATGGGATATCGGCATCCAGCGCGGCAATATGGCGTTGCTGGCGACGGCCTCCTATTTTACGCCGGTGTTGACCACGTTGATGGCATCAGTCTGGCTGCAGGTCATGCCAACACTCAATTTCTGGCAAGGCGTTATCATGGTGACTGTCGGATCCTTGCTATCCTGGTTGGCAACGAGAGAAACCGCAAAGTAA
- a CDS encoding nitrous oxide-stimulated promoter family protein: protein MHVKCIFYCDGRNDVAKLTPSGKRIQREIQTITHMVALYEKAFPPPEYSPEQYTQLLAYAVKRLEKCYYGENKPACKHCPIHCYQPAKREAIKAVMRWSGPRMLIHHPILAIRHLIDDHKPVPPKPEKPSR, encoded by the coding sequence ATGCATGTAAAATGCATTTTTTATTGTGACGGACGTAATGACGTGGCTAAATTAACGCCTTCCGGCAAGCGGATTCAACGGGAAATTCAAACGATTACGCATATGGTGGCGTTGTATGAGAAGGCGTTTCCACCCCCTGAATATAGCCCAGAACAATACACCCAGTTGCTGGCTTATGCCGTGAAACGCCTGGAGAAATGCTATTACGGCGAAAATAAGCCCGCCTGCAAGCACTGCCCAATCCATTGCTATCAACCCGCAAAACGCGAAGCCATAAAAGCGGTCATGCGTTGGTCGGGGCCACGAATGCTGATCCATCACCCGATTCTGGCTATCCGTCATCTGATCGACGATCACAAGCCCGTGCCGCCTAAACCGGAAAAACCGTCGCGATAA
- the pheT gene encoding phenylalanine--tRNA ligase subunit beta: MKFSELWLREWVNPAISSEALSEQITMAGLEVDGVEPVAGAFHGVVVGEVVECGQHPNADKLRVTKVNVGGERLLDIVCGAPNCRQGLKVAVATVGAVLPGDFKIKAAKLRGEPSEGMLCSFSELGISDDHSGIIELPLDAPIGTDIRNYLQLDDNTIEISVTPNRADCLGILGVARDVAVLNALALSEPVVSPVAPTIEDRFPIQVDATEACPRYLGRVVKGINVNATTPLWMREKLRRCGIRSIDPVVDVTNYVLLELGQPMHAFDLDRLEGGIVVRLAQEGEVLRLLDGSDVSLKPDTLVIADHQKALALGGIFGGEHSGVNGATQNVLLECAYFNPLSITGRARRYGLHTDASHRYERGVDPALQHKAIERATCLLLDICGGQAGPVMDVTCESTLPARATITLRREKLDRLIGHVVPDEKVQDILTRLGCSVTKIAEGWQAVAPSWRFDMDIEEDLVEEVARVYGYDNIPNIATHAPLKMTQHREADLPLKRVKNMLVDRGFQEAITYSFVDPKIQSLIHPGQDALILPSSISVEMSAMRLSLWSGLLGAVVYNQNRQQSRLRLFESGLRFVPDATADLGIRQDTMLAGVITGTRYEEHWDLARQSVDFYDLKGDLEAVLSLTGKLSDIEFRAEANPALHPGQSAGIYLADKRIGYLGVIHPELERKLDLNGRTVVFEVLWDKLADRAVPEATDVSRFPANRRDIAVVVAENVPAGDVLAECKKVGANQLVGVNLFDVYRGKGVAEGYKSLAISLVLQDTSRTLAEEEIAATVAQCVAALKQRFQASLRD, translated from the coding sequence ATGAAATTCAGTGAACTCTGGTTAAGGGAATGGGTTAACCCCGCTATCAGTAGCGAAGCCTTATCTGAACAAATCACCATGGCTGGGCTAGAAGTCGATGGTGTTGAGCCGGTGGCCGGTGCTTTTCACGGCGTGGTGGTCGGCGAAGTCGTTGAATGTGGGCAGCATCCTAACGCCGATAAACTGCGCGTCACCAAAGTTAACGTTGGTGGCGAACGCCTGCTGGACATCGTGTGCGGTGCGCCCAACTGCCGCCAGGGGTTGAAAGTGGCGGTGGCCACGGTCGGCGCGGTATTGCCTGGTGATTTTAAAATCAAGGCCGCCAAGCTCCGTGGCGAACCGTCAGAGGGAATGTTGTGCTCTTTTTCCGAACTGGGTATTTCCGACGATCACAGCGGGATCATTGAGCTGCCGCTGGATGCGCCGATTGGCACGGATATTCGCAACTATCTGCAACTGGATGACAATACGATTGAAATCAGCGTGACGCCGAATCGTGCCGACTGTCTGGGTATCCTCGGCGTAGCGCGTGATGTGGCTGTGCTGAATGCGTTAGCGCTAAGTGAACCGGTTGTTAGCCCTGTCGCTCCGACAATCGAGGATCGGTTCCCGATTCAGGTTGACGCGACGGAGGCTTGTCCGCGCTATCTGGGACGTGTGGTTAAAGGGATCAACGTCAACGCGACGACGCCGTTATGGATGCGCGAAAAACTGCGTCGTTGCGGCATTCGTTCCATCGACCCGGTGGTTGATGTCACTAATTATGTGCTGCTTGAACTGGGGCAACCGATGCATGCTTTCGACCTTGATCGGTTGGAGGGCGGTATCGTGGTGCGTTTGGCTCAGGAAGGCGAAGTGCTGCGCTTGCTGGATGGCAGTGATGTATCGCTGAAACCGGATACATTGGTGATTGCCGATCATCAAAAAGCACTGGCGTTGGGCGGTATCTTCGGTGGGGAACATTCAGGTGTAAATGGTGCAACACAGAACGTGTTGCTGGAGTGCGCCTATTTTAATCCACTGTCTATTACCGGTCGCGCACGTCGTTATGGCCTGCACACCGATGCTTCGCACCGCTATGAACGCGGCGTGGATCCGGCGTTGCAGCACAAGGCGATTGAGCGTGCGACTTGCTTGCTGCTGGATATTTGCGGCGGGCAGGCCGGGCCGGTTATGGATGTCACCTGTGAGTCCACTCTGCCTGCGCGCGCCACGATTACTCTGCGGCGCGAAAAACTGGATCGTTTGATCGGCCATGTGGTGCCGGATGAGAAAGTGCAGGATATTCTGACTCGCCTGGGCTGTAGCGTGACGAAAATCGCCGAAGGATGGCAGGCAGTGGCGCCAAGCTGGCGTTTCGATATGGACATTGAAGAAGATCTGGTGGAAGAAGTCGCGCGCGTTTATGGCTACGACAATATCCCGAACATTGCGACGCACGCCCCGCTGAAGATGACGCAACATCGCGAGGCCGATTTGCCGCTCAAGCGCGTCAAGAACATGCTGGTGGATCGTGGCTTCCAGGAAGCAATTACTTACAGTTTTGTTGATCCGAAAATTCAGTCGCTGATCCATCCGGGACAGGACGCATTGATTCTGCCAAGCTCGATCTCTGTTGAAATGTCCGCGATGCGACTGTCGTTGTGGAGTGGTCTGTTGGGCGCGGTGGTTTATAACCAGAATCGTCAGCAAAGCCGTTTGCGTCTGTTTGAAAGTGGATTGCGTTTTGTTCCTGATGCAACCGCTGATCTGGGCATTCGTCAGGATACGATGTTGGCGGGTGTGATTACCGGTACACGGTATGAAGAACACTGGGATTTGGCACGTCAGTCTGTTGATTTCTATGATTTAAAAGGTGATTTGGAAGCCGTGCTGTCGTTGACAGGTAAACTTTCAGACATTGAGTTTCGGGCTGAGGCTAATCCGGCGTTGCACCCTGGGCAGAGCGCCGGCATCTATCTGGCGGATAAACGCATTGGCTATCTGGGCGTTATCCACCCGGAATTGGAGCGCAAACTGGACTTGAACGGGCGTACCGTGGTGTTTGAAGTGCTGTGGGATAAGCTTGCCGATCGTGCTGTGCCGGAAGCAACTGATGTTTCTCGTTTCCCTGCAAACCGTCGTGACATCGCTGTGGTAGTGGCTGAAAACGTGCCGGCAGGCGACGTTTTGGCTGAGTGCAAGAAAGTTGGCGCAAATCAGTTAGTTGGCGTAAACTTGTTTGACGTGTATCGAGGCAAGGGCGTAGCGGAAGGGTATAAGAGCCTGGCTATCAGTCTGGTATTGCAGGATACCTCTCGAACACTGGCAGAAGAGGAAATTGCCGCTACCGTTGCGCAATGCGTAGCTGCACTGAAACAGCGATTCCAAGCATCCTTGAGGGATTAA
- the pheS gene encoding phenylalanine--tRNA ligase subunit alpha: MQHLAELVAKARTAIEQAGDVATLENVRVEFLGKKGHLTLQMTSLRELPADERPAAGAVINQAKQDVQEALNVRKLALESAELNARLAAETIDVSLPGRTMENGGLHPITRTIDRIETFFGELGFSVASGPEIEDDYHNFDALNIPGHHPARADHDTFWFDAKRLLRTQTSGVQIRTMEKQQPPIRIIAPGRVYRNDYDQTHTPMFHQMEGLIVDKNISFTNLKGTLHDFLRNFFEEDLQVRFRPSYFPFTEPSAEVDVMGKNGKWLEVLGCGMVHPNVLRNVGIDPEVYSGFAFGMGMERLTMLRYGVTDLRAFFENDLRFLKQFK, encoded by the coding sequence ATGCAACATCTCGCAGAACTGGTTGCCAAAGCCAGAACAGCCATAGAACAGGCCGGAGACGTCGCCACGTTGGAAAACGTGCGTGTCGAATTTCTGGGCAAAAAAGGTCATTTGACCCTTCAGATGACCTCACTGCGCGAACTGCCTGCCGACGAGCGTCCTGCAGCTGGTGCGGTGATCAACCAGGCGAAACAGGATGTACAGGAAGCGCTGAACGTCAGAAAACTGGCGTTGGAAAGTGCGGAGCTGAATGCGCGTCTGGCCGCGGAAACAATTGATGTGTCGCTGCCGGGAAGGACCATGGAGAACGGTGGGTTACACCCAATCACACGTACTATCGATCGCATTGAAACGTTCTTTGGTGAACTAGGCTTCTCGGTTGCATCCGGGCCTGAAATTGAAGATGACTATCATAACTTCGATGCCTTGAATATTCCGGGTCATCACCCTGCTCGTGCCGACCATGACACCTTCTGGTTTGATGCAAAGCGCCTCTTGCGCACGCAAACGTCCGGCGTGCAGATTCGGACGATGGAAAAGCAGCAGCCGCCGATTCGCATTATTGCGCCGGGTCGCGTCTATAGAAATGACTACGATCAGACGCATACGCCGATGTTCCATCAGATGGAAGGGTTGATTGTTGATAAAAACATCAGCTTTACCAACTTAAAGGGAACGCTGCATGATTTTCTGCGCAATTTCTTTGAGGAAGATTTGCAAGTACGTTTCCGCCCATCCTATTTCCCGTTTACCGAGCCGTCGGCTGAGGTCGATGTTATGGGGAAAAACGGCAAATGGTTGGAAGTATTAGGTTGCGGTATGGTGCACCCGAATGTGTTGCGCAATGTGGGCATTGATCCTGAAGTGTATTCCGGGTTCGCATTCGGTATGGGCATGGAGCGTTTAACGATGTTGCGATACGGCGTGACGGATCTGCGCGCATTTTTCGAAAACGATTTACGCTTCCTCAAACAGTTTAAATAA